In Thermodesulfobacteriota bacterium, the following proteins share a genomic window:
- a CDS encoding exonuclease SbcCD subunit D C-terminal domain-containing protein codes for MRILHTSDWHLGQTLHGVGREHEHGAFLDWLLEVVGERGVDAVLVAGDVFDTANPPAQAQAAWYRFLAAARERYPALDLVVIGGNHDSSARLDAPGPMLDALRIRVVGGLPRLPGGALDLDRLLVPLRDAGGETAAWVAAVPFLRPADLPAEDGGRGDPLVEGVRAVYAEALAEARRRRRGSEGLVAMGHCYLAQTALSELSERKILGGNQHALPPDLFPGDLAYAALGHLHLAQRVGGDDRIRYSGAPLPLALSESGYPHQVCLVDLDGEGLLRPVRVESLRVPRAVEILHVPGDGPRPLAEVLGLLAALPEADPAVPEAARPYLEVRVLLEAPAPALRREVEAALTGKAPRLLKITAHHTGHGQALGPAPGRQHLRDFSPEEVFLQCYRRSHEGDPSADLLAAFHELLEDVERGEGA; via the coding sequence ATGCGCATCTTGCACACCTCCGACTGGCACCTGGGGCAGACCCTCCATGGGGTGGGGCGGGAGCACGAGCACGGGGCGTTCCTGGACTGGCTCCTGGAGGTGGTGGGGGAGCGGGGGGTGGACGCGGTGCTCGTGGCGGGGGACGTGTTCGACACCGCGAACCCGCCGGCCCAGGCCCAGGCGGCGTGGTACCGGTTCCTGGCGGCCGCCCGGGAGCGGTATCCGGCCCTGGACCTGGTGGTGATCGGTGGGAACCACGACTCCTCGGCCCGCCTCGACGCCCCCGGGCCCATGCTTGACGCGCTGCGCATCCGGGTGGTGGGGGGGCTTCCCCGGCTCCCCGGCGGGGCGCTGGACCTCGATCGGCTCCTGGTTCCCCTGCGGGACGCCGGGGGGGAGACGGCGGCCTGGGTGGCGGCGGTGCCCTTCCTGCGGCCGGCGGACCTTCCCGCCGAGGACGGGGGGAGGGGCGACCCCCTCGTGGAGGGGGTCCGGGCGGTGTATGCCGAGGCGCTTGCCGAGGCGCGCCGGCGCCGGCGGGGGTCCGAGGGCCTCGTGGCCATGGGCCACTGCTACCTCGCCCAGACCGCCCTTTCGGAGCTGAGCGAGCGCAAGATCCTGGGCGGCAACCAGCACGCCCTTCCCCCCGACCTCTTCCCCGGCGACCTCGCCTACGCGGCCCTGGGGCACCTGCACCTGGCCCAGCGGGTGGGCGGCGACGACCGCATCCGGTACAGCGGCGCGCCGCTGCCGCTGGCGCTTTCCGAGTCGGGCTACCCCCACCAAGTGTGCCTGGTGGACCTGGACGGGGAGGGCCTCCTCCGGCCCGTCCGGGTGGAGTCCTTGCGGGTGCCCCGGGCCGTGGAGATCCTCCACGTCCCCGGGGATGGGCCCCGGCCCCTGGCGGAGGTGCTCGGGCTCCTGGCCGCCCTGCCCGAGGCGGACCCGGCCGTGCCGGAGGCCGCCCGGCCCTACCTGGAGGTCCGGGTTCTCCTGGAGGCCCCGGCCCCGGCCCTGCGACGGGAGGTGGAGGCGGCCCTCACGGGGAAGGCGCCGCGCCTGCTCAAGATCACCGCCCACCACACCGGTCACGGGCAGGCCCTCGGGCCCGCGCCGGGACGCCAGCACCTGCGGGACTTCTCCCCCGAGGAGGTCTTCCTCCAGTGCTACCGGCGAAGCCACGAGGGCGACCCCTCGGCGGACCTCCTGGCCGCCTTCCACGAACTCCTGGAGGACGTGGAGAGGGGGGAGGGGGCGTGA
- a CDS encoding AAA family ATPase → MRILKVGGENLASLEGRFEVDFAGGPLGAAGLFGITGPTGAGKSTLLDAVCLPLYDRTPRLSGSGGAEVGVPGEETLRSADPRSILRKGAGAGWAEVLFEGRDGRPYRARWSVRRARNAPGGRLQPQIMELHDEAGQSLGGTKTETLGRLEALLGLSFDQFCRSVLLAQGDFAAFLKARPAERAELLERITGTGLYAEL, encoded by the coding sequence GTGAGAATCCTGAAGGTGGGCGGCGAGAACCTGGCGAGCCTGGAGGGGCGCTTCGAGGTGGACTTCGCCGGGGGCCCCCTGGGGGCGGCGGGGCTCTTCGGGATCACGGGGCCCACGGGGGCGGGCAAGTCCACGCTGCTGGACGCCGTGTGCCTGCCCCTCTACGACCGCACGCCGCGCCTGAGCGGGTCCGGGGGGGCAGAGGTGGGGGTGCCGGGGGAGGAGACCCTGCGCAGCGCCGACCCGCGCTCGATCCTGCGGAAGGGGGCGGGGGCCGGGTGGGCCGAGGTGCTCTTCGAGGGTAGGGACGGCCGCCCCTACCGCGCCCGCTGGTCGGTGCGCCGGGCCCGAAACGCCCCCGGCGGCCGGCTCCAGCCCCAGATCATGGAGCTCCACGACGAGGCGGGCCAGAGCCTGGGGGGCACCAAGACCGAGACCCTGGGCCGGCTCGAGGCCCTCCTGGGCCTGTCCTTCGACCAGTTCTGCCGCTCGGTGCTCCTGGCCCAGGGGGACTTCGCCGCCTTCCTCAAGGCCCGGCCCGCGGAGCGGGCCGAGCTGCTGGAGCGGATCACCGGCACCGGGCTCTACGCCGAGCTC